The Pleurodeles waltl isolate 20211129_DDA chromosome 6, aPleWal1.hap1.20221129, whole genome shotgun sequence genome has a segment encoding these proteins:
- the HHEX gene encoding hematopoietically-expressed homeobox protein HHEX yields MQYQQHPAAPGCPPGLGAPLYAPTPLPPAHPTPFYIEDILGRGSSAPPGLHSPSSPFSSHLVPSYRTPIYEPTPIHPAFGPHPAALYGGGGFPGHLYSFPRPLSDYTQALLRHDPLGKPLLWSPFIQRPLHKRKGGQVRFSNDQTIELEKKFETQKYLSPPERKRLAKMLQLSERQVKTWFQNRRAKWRRLKQETPQGGKKDEADIADSPCEQRQERCLAPDLKTKDVALGGVRRSPSPGSPEDLDSDISDDSDQELDIEGDKGYYRAAH; encoded by the exons ATGCAGTACCAGCAGCACCCTGCCGCCCCCGGCTGCCCCCCGGGGCTAGGAGCCCCGCTCTACGCGCCCACCCCGCTGCCCCCCGCACACCCCACCCCCTTCTACATCGAGGACATTCTGGGCAGGGGCTCCTCGGCGCCCCCCGGGCTTCACTCGCCCAGCTCTCCCTTCAGCAGCCACCTGGTGCCCTCCTACCGGACCCCGATCTACGAGCCCACCCCCATCCACCCGGCCTTCGGCCCGCACCCGGCGGCCCTCTACGGCGGCGGCGGCTTCCCCGGGCACCTCTACTCCTTCCCGCGGCCGCTCAGCGACTACACGCAGGCTCTGCTCCGTCACGACCCATTGG GTAAACCCCTTCTGTGGAGCCCCTTTATCCAGAGGCCGCTGCATAAGAGGAAAGGAGGGCAGGTCAGGTTCTCCAACGACCAGACCATCGAGCTCGAGAAGAAGTTCGAGACGCAGAAGTACCTGTCCCCTCCCGAGAGGAAGCGCCTGGCCAAGATGCTCCAGCTCAGCGAAAGACAG GTGAAGACCTGGTTCCAGAACCGCAGAGCCAAGTGGAGGCGGCTGAAGCAG GAAACCCCCCAGGGAGGTAAAAAGGACGAGGCCGACATTGCGGACAGCCCCTGCGAGCAGAGGCAGGAGCGGTGCCTGGCCCCCGACCTGAAGACGAAAGACGTCGCCCTGGGCGGCGTCCGCCGCTCGCCCTCCCCGGGCTCCCCGGAGGACCTGGACTCGGACATTTCCGATGACTCGGACCAGGAGCTGGACATTGAGGGTGACAAGGGCTACTACAGAGCAGCCCACTAG